The Hevea brasiliensis isolate MT/VB/25A 57/8 chromosome 1, ASM3005281v1, whole genome shotgun sequence DNA segment AACTATTTTCTCATTGTAGTTGTCTAGTTTTATCCTTGTATAAAATTTAGCCAACTGGGTtttaaaattagttaactaattttgcttGTGTACATTTTCTAGGAAAAACGCCTATTTTAAAGTCAGCttctttctaataagtattttcgCTCTGTTTATATTTTCCTTTGACAAATATACCCCTAAGTATAATCAAGTGTCTTTTATATCTTTAAAGGGTAAAAATAACTTTTTCAAAAAACAAGGTTTCCCAGTTCTCCATGaaaaacaatttttatttttaaaatttcaattttattcaTGTTTTTGGTAACTACTGCACATCTTTTCAATCAATCTCTTAAAGACCCTTATTTTTACTACAAATCGATACTCCATTGCCTTAGAAACCCAAATTTCTCTCTAAACCAGAAATCCCCAAAGTTTCCTTCAAAATTCCTAAATGCTAATAAACCTGTTCTGCCTTAAAACATTACCATTCTCTAAAATCCTTCAAAAATCGATGGCAAGAGTAAAGCAAGTGGCTATTAAACCTCAAAAATTCATGAGTGATGCTATAAAGGCTGCTGGTAGACCATAAAAGGAGAGTGAAGATGACATTGAAGTTGATGATAGTAAAGAGGAAACAGAGACAGTTGCAGAATTGatgagaaagagaaaaggaaagggtATTGCTAGGTCTGAACCttccaagaaaaagaagaaagttgAGAAGGCCCCTACTCCAAAACCCTTTGTGCAATAGAACATCTTTGAACTGAGGTACATTAAATGAGATTCTTTCTCTAATTTACCATATGATTTTGAGAATTTATTTACTTTTCAAGTTTGGATGGAATTTTCTAAGTTGAATGAATTTTATTCTCCTTACTTGATTCAAGAATTTTATGAaagtatgaaagaagttgttaaaggaGAAAGTTGTAGTGTGAAAATTAAAAAGAAGAGTATGGTTATTGATGTTGAATTCTTAGCCTCTATTTTGAatatgccatgatgaaaataggATTGGAACTTTTAAAGATGTTAAGAAGTTTGAAGGTTATAATGAAAAGGTGTTTCAATTATCTATCTTTCCAGAGGGTACACCAGAGAATGAAATGACTAATATTAGTCTTGTCCCTCAAAATTATAGAATTCTGCAATCCTTCATTAGATATTTGCTCATTCCTAGAAGTGGTAGTCATTCATAGGCAAATAGTCTTGATTTGTGCATTATGTGGCACTTGGTTAACAAAATCAGATTTAATTTGCCATATTTGATTTTCAAAGTAATTACCAAGTCTATTAAGCATCAAAGATTACCATATGCTTGGCCTTTAACTTTTGTATTTCAAGCTACGAGAGTTGATTTAAGCAAAGAGAAGAAGTTTAGCAATCTTATCCCTATTAAGGAGGTATTCAAAGTTGATGATGGtagaaaaagaagtaagaaaaaagagaaaaagtaaGATGAAGAAGCTGAAATTAAAGTTGAATTCGAAATAGAATCAGACTGTGAAACAAAATCTGATATTCCAGTAAGCAAGATGAAAGAAAGAGATTCTAAAATAAATGAAGTGGAGAGTtctaagaaggaaaagaaaaagaagttgaagATGTCAGATTTTGTGAAAATGACCAAAGCAAATCTAGATATGATGAAGTAAATCAAGAAAATAAGTGGACTAAGTATGACTATCTTGGAAAAATCTCAGGAATTACAGCAAGGGATTATGGTTGAGCAAAATGCCAAAATGGATATGTTGAATAACAAAATGGATAGGCAGGAATAGTTCATGAAAAAGATTGCCCAAAGTTTATTTGGTGAATCTTTTAGAAAGTTTGGAGACTTTAGAAGCTATCCACATGGTACTGCTGGGACTAGCAATGCAAAGGAGGCTAGTTTAAGTGGAGTAAAAATTTCtaaaatagaagaagaagaagaaggacatAATATAGAGATTGATGAGAAGGGAAAGGAAGACAGCAAGCAAGTTGAGGTTGAAGAAATAGAGAAGACTGATGAGAAGAGAGATACTGCAGAAGAAAAAtcagaagaagaaaataaatttgatgaggaaaaatcaaataaaacttcCTTTTCTTATATTAAAAGCAACAACAGCAATGAGAATGGGAAAAGTGGAAGCAAAAATGATTCTAGTCAAGAATAAGAGAAAGGAGATGATGGCAACAAGAAGGATGAGTAGCCACATGACCCATCTTTTGATCAACCGAACCTTACTCCTACCAGTTCTCAAACAGTACCTGAAACCTCTCATTCTTTACCTATGTAATATGGCCCTAGCAGCACCAAAACACAAGCTAGAAAATCAGTTTTACCTATTCCTCCAAGAATCCAGCTCACCATACTTGAACAAGCCTCTCCAAAGAAAAAGAAACAAACCAAAGTTGTTGATCCTACTCAACTTAGGCAGAGTGGCAGAATCCCTGGCAGCAAAGGATAAATCGTTAGATCTTTAAGAATCTTTTATGTCTTTTGGTTTCAATATTTACTTTATGACTTTCAAAATTGTGTTTCATTATTTTCTTTCCTATTTCTCTTTGTTGatgtcaaaaagggggagaaaatagagaaaataggAACAATATAGGAGAAAGTTCTCATGTCTTTAACTGACAGTGTGTCTTTTAGTTAACTGGGTACttttttagttaactaatttttgtTCAGTGGTTACATGGTTCATATTCTGATATGGATATTTTAGACACTTTTATATTTTGGAAAGTAAATAAAGTCATAATGCTGATCTTTTATAATTTGCGATTGATATATCTTGCATTATGATAGTTtaattgattttggaaattgCTTATATGTGTTGTTATCTTCAAAATGTTTTCAATATTAGATTGAGGGGGAGTTATTTTATAGTTCCCCAACTTTATTGTATTTTGAATGATTATGTGCATACATATAGGGGGAGCCTATCTCGAAGTAAGTTCTTACATACATGACATATATAGATAGttatacaatttaatttttatgatcttcatagattcattgaattttgacatcataaaaaagggggagattgtaggCCCCATAAGCTACAATGAACTTAGTTTTGATGATAGtaaaacttaatgaaatatatTTTAACCCTTTGTGTATATTATTTGAAGTGATCTTCAAGGTCATGACATGCAAAAACTTGATGGAAGGACTATTTTATTGAAATGACTGATCTAAAAGAAGATTATCATCTTGTATAATACAAGACGAATCAAAGTCTATGGAAAAATAGAGTAGAAATTAAGTTCTTAGATTTATTGTACAAGATTGGAGAGATTATATCACTTAAGACCTAAAATCAACTTTGTTTTTAGATTCAAGTGTTTGAAAAGTGTTTTTACATCATTTctaaggtttttgaatggtcaaaataaattttataactttccttcaaaaactcaaattttcaaaatttaagtcaGACAGTAGTAAAATTAGTTAACTGGTTTTGTTGGCTAAATTTTCTATCTTATGAAACTAGTTAAcctgtaaaaattttagttaactatttttatGCTCTGACCTGACACAACTCTGCTGAACGACTTTCAATGAAGTAATGActagttt contains these protein-coding regions:
- the LOC131183464 gene encoding uncharacterized protein LOC131183464 produces the protein MGELTFFLGLQIKQHNDGIFINQSKYIKDILKKFKMDDLKSIGTPISSTIKLEKDEKGKDVDRKLYRATRVDLSKEKKFSNLIPIKEVFKVDDGRKRSKKKEKKKFGDFRSYPHGTAGTSNAKEASLSGVKISKIEEEEEGHNIEIDEKGKEDSKQVEVEEIEKTDEKRDTAEEKSEEENKFDEEKSNKTSFSYIKSNNSNENGKSGSKNDSSQE